A single Ignavibacteriales bacterium DNA region contains:
- a CDS encoding T9SS type A sorting domain-containing protein, with product MRLRSLSLFVFVLLSVSSFAQWVLVPSGSTDRLRYIKPVSASLIWGCGNAGKVYKSTDGGLTWTITVTSATAVNYTVEAFDATTAWVTGTEGGSINVSIWKTTDGGATWVSQYNNPNSFGDAVRFFNANDGVYYGDPDPYPSTNWEILTTSNGGTTWTRVPRANFPGADSANGEYGTATSIEVVGNTVWFTGYSGVAGTPFAVYKSTNKGLNWTRTDVPSVNGTSGSSYIAFENEQRGVLVALNGTTARTTDGGATWTTSSVTGAGFRAVVNLRGTNRYVAVGSAGASWITYDGGVTWTPIEGINTTVLYTVGAFNGIPWAAGNGGEIRKWNGPALPVEFTALSANVTMNKVTINWTTATEKNNRGFEVERKAADGEYITLAFVEGAGTTLEARNYSFSDLDVTAGLYNYRIKQVDYDGRYAYSDEIEVNVTTPEKFELSQNYPNPFNPSTTISYAIKFDGNVTLRVYDFTGNQVAELVNGVQQAGSYTVQFDASGLSSGVYFYTLSAPGFNSTKKLTLIK from the coding sequence ATGCGTCTTCGTTCCCTTTCCCTCTTCGTTTTTGTCCTCCTAAGTGTATCTTCATTTGCCCAGTGGGTGCTTGTTCCAAGCGGCTCAACTGACCGTCTCCGCTATATTAAACCAGTAAGCGCATCGCTGATATGGGGTTGCGGAAATGCCGGCAAAGTGTATAAGTCAACTGACGGAGGATTAACCTGGACCATAACAGTCACTTCTGCAACCGCCGTTAACTATACCGTTGAGGCATTTGATGCCACAACAGCGTGGGTAACCGGCACTGAAGGCGGCTCGATTAATGTGTCCATCTGGAAAACCACGGATGGCGGCGCCACCTGGGTCTCCCAGTATAATAATCCTAACAGCTTTGGTGATGCTGTCCGGTTCTTTAATGCCAATGACGGCGTTTATTACGGCGATCCGGATCCTTATCCATCAACCAACTGGGAAATTCTTACAACCTCAAACGGCGGTACCACCTGGACACGTGTTCCCAGAGCTAACTTCCCCGGTGCAGACAGCGCAAATGGCGAATATGGCACAGCCACTTCAATCGAAGTTGTAGGTAATACCGTTTGGTTCACGGGTTATTCAGGCGTTGCAGGCACACCTTTTGCAGTTTATAAATCAACCAACAAAGGTCTTAACTGGACAAGAACTGATGTTCCGTCCGTTAATGGAACCTCCGGTTCTTCCTACATTGCATTTGAAAATGAGCAGAGAGGTGTATTGGTTGCCCTTAACGGTACAACCGCAAGAACAACTGACGGCGGCGCTACCTGGACAACATCTTCAGTTACCGGTGCCGGTTTCCGTGCAGTGGTCAACCTCAGAGGAACAAACCGTTATGTTGCAGTCGGCAGCGCAGGTGCTTCCTGGATTACCTATGACGGCGGAGTAACCTGGACTCCGATTGAAGGAATCAACACTACAGTATTATATACCGTTGGTGCTTTTAACGGTATCCCCTGGGCAGCAGGCAACGGCGGTGAAATCCGCAAGTGGAATGGCCCGGCTCTTCCGGTTGAATTCACGGCTCTTTCAGCTAATGTTACCATGAATAAAGTAACCATCAACTGGACAACCGCTACTGAAAAGAATAACCGCGGTTTTGAAGTTGAAAGAAAAGCTGCTGACGGTGAATATATAACCCTCGCGTTTGTTGAAGGCGCCGGAACAACCCTTGAAGCAAGAAACTATTCTTTCAGCGATCTGGATGTAACTGCAGGTCTCTATAACTACAGAATTAAGCAGGTTGATTATGACGGACGTTATGCTTATTCCGATGAAATAGAAGTGAATGTAACCACTCCTGAAAAGTTTGAACTCAGCCAGAACTATCCGAATCCGTTCAACCCTTCAACCACCATTTCTTATGCAATTAAGTTTGACGGAAATGTTACCCTCAGAGTCTATGACTTCACCGGTAATCAGGTTGCAGAACTGGTAAACGGCGTTCAGCAGGCAGGTTCATATACCGTTCAGTTTGATGCTTCAGGTCTCAGCTCAGGCGTATATTTCTATACCCTTTCAGCACCAGGATTTAACAGCACAAAGAAACTGACCCTTATTAAATAA
- a CDS encoding S9 family peptidase — MMQISLLLIFLVQMLPAQQTGLTPKDMFRIQTAVDAVLSPDGKFIAYTVNVPRPLKDGAGGDYRELFVYSLEAKRSKPLQQGKVSIGSPVWLPDGSAITFRAKLDKNPRPQIYKISPDGGEPQLVTEFEGSFQQYQFTPDGKHLVYVAELDRFPELKGLKSKGFDAEFFEETYPDLALYTMNLATKEIKQVTKGVSVFDFEVSPDGKFAAATIAEKNLVDDSYMFKRIYIVDLATGETRKIVDNLGKITKISYSPDGKHLAIVAGSDIYDPVSGSLFIADVNEQKNLKDLKNYTLTFEGSVKSVAWMDNQTVLYNSDESVDITLRSVKMGSDKSELLLKGGAAAFNDFSVAAGKAAFAGSTWEHPADVFEFDLKEKKLTKISWLNRWLGDIKLAKQEKISYSARDGLRIDGVLIYPLDFKEGTKYPLICSIHGGPESSVPNGWVTNYGTWGQFAASEGFFVFIPNYRASAGRGIAFAKADRMDLVGPEFEDVLDGIDYLVKKGWVDRSRVGIGGGSYGGYFAAWGATKQTEHFAASVAFVGVSNQISKAHTTDIAYEDYLVHWGIWPYENFALYMERSPVSYSQQSKTPTLILHGKDDPRVPMGQSMELYRTLKLHSKAPVRFVMYPGEGHGNRKNTSRLDYLVRTMDWFKYYLTGNNPKDKMPPMIIDFSSYE; from the coding sequence ATGATGCAGATTTCTCTGCTCCTGATCTTCCTGGTTCAGATGCTGCCGGCTCAGCAGACAGGTCTGACCCCGAAGGATATGTTCCGGATTCAGACCGCCGTTGACGCGGTGCTTTCACCGGACGGAAAATTTATTGCTTATACGGTAAACGTCCCCCGCCCCCTGAAAGACGGAGCAGGCGGAGACTACCGCGAACTTTTTGTGTACAGTCTGGAAGCCAAACGCTCCAAACCCCTTCAGCAGGGTAAAGTATCAATCGGCTCCCCTGTCTGGCTGCCTGATGGTTCGGCTATTACCTTCCGCGCTAAATTAGACAAAAACCCCCGCCCGCAGATCTATAAAATATCCCCGGATGGAGGAGAGCCGCAGCTTGTGACCGAGTTTGAAGGTTCATTCCAGCAGTATCAGTTCACACCGGACGGAAAACATCTGGTATATGTTGCAGAGCTGGACCGCTTCCCTGAACTGAAAGGGCTGAAATCCAAGGGTTTTGACGCAGAATTTTTTGAGGAGACCTATCCTGATCTGGCCCTTTACACCATGAACCTCGCCACAAAAGAAATTAAGCAGGTCACCAAAGGTGTTTCCGTGTTTGATTTTGAAGTAAGCCCGGACGGCAAATTTGCAGCAGCAACCATCGCAGAAAAAAATCTGGTTGATGACTCCTATATGTTCAAACGGATATATATCGTTGACCTTGCAACTGGCGAAACAAGAAAGATTGTTGATAACCTTGGCAAAATCACTAAAATCAGCTACAGCCCCGACGGGAAACATCTGGCAATTGTTGCCGGCTCTGATATATACGACCCGGTTTCCGGCTCACTCTTTATCGCTGATGTTAACGAGCAGAAAAACCTGAAAGATCTGAAAAACTACACACTCACCTTTGAGGGCTCCGTTAAGTCCGTTGCGTGGATGGACAATCAGACTGTTCTTTATAATTCAGATGAGAGCGTGGATATAACACTCCGCTCCGTTAAGATGGGTTCAGACAAATCTGAACTGCTCCTTAAAGGAGGTGCTGCTGCTTTTAATGATTTCTCTGTTGCGGCAGGCAAAGCAGCATTCGCCGGTTCAACATGGGAGCATCCCGCAGATGTGTTTGAGTTTGATCTGAAAGAAAAGAAGCTCACCAAGATCAGCTGGCTGAACCGCTGGCTCGGTGATATAAAACTGGCAAAGCAGGAGAAAATTTCCTACAGCGCGCGTGACGGCCTCCGCATAGATGGTGTGCTTATATATCCGCTCGATTTTAAGGAAGGCACAAAGTATCCCCTTATCTGCTCAATCCACGGCGGACCTGAGTCTTCAGTTCCGAACGGATGGGTAACCAATTATGGCACCTGGGGACAGTTCGCTGCCTCCGAAGGATTCTTTGTTTTCATTCCTAACTACCGCGCCAGTGCCGGCCGCGGCATCGCTTTCGCGAAAGCTGACCGGATGGATCTGGTTGGTCCTGAGTTTGAAGATGTGCTTGACGGTATTGACTACCTTGTTAAAAAAGGATGGGTTGACCGGAGCAGAGTCGGCATCGGCGGCGGCTCCTACGGCGGTTACTTCGCTGCCTGGGGCGCAACCAAACAGACCGAGCACTTTGCCGCTTCAGTTGCGTTTGTAGGTGTTTCAAACCAGATTTCAAAAGCCCACACAACCGATATCGCTTATGAAGATTATCTGGTTCACTGGGGCATCTGGCCTTACGAGAACTTTGCGTTATATATGGAAAGAAGCCCTGTCTCCTACTCACAGCAGAGCAAAACCCCTACTCTTATCCTTCACGGCAAGGATGATCCACGAGTGCCGATGGGGCAGAGCATGGAACTCTACCGCACGCTTAAACTCCACAGCAAGGCACCCGTCCGCTTTGTAATGTACCCGGGCGAAGGGCACGGCAACCGGAAGAATACCTCCCGCCTTGACTATCTGGTGCGTACCATGGACTGGTTTAAGTATTATCTGACCGGCAATAATCCGAAAGATAAAATGCCCCCGATGATTATTGATTTCTCTTCTTACGAATAA
- a CDS encoding PQQ-binding-like beta-propeller repeat protein codes for MFTKRLITLVFLLSFSLNAQDYSFAWLTDIHIGAPGAEEDLLSCVQDINKRSTISFVVATGDIAEKGRDAELTKAKEILDQLKVPYYIIPGNHDTKWSESGNTIFKQLWKDDKFYFRKGRTAHIGINSGVYWRGGGGHFTAEDLVWLDSIVNKESKGFELYFYSHHPLDGDVHNWFKAANILRKGNIKAFFWGHGHNNRLKTIHGIPGAMGRSTLKGKTVWGYTIADSYADSIVLYEANGDTTLKRWGMIDKRTSAPLASVDSLQTIAYNANLLWSKEFHSTLSAPLLIYDKKIYAAFYDGTIRCFDANGRLLWTNTAFGTIVSRPAAASNILAVGTAEGELLTYNATTGALIQSIGLEKKITSQFTIINSVYQGEKTLGVVFGTSDGTLYNYDLFFLNLIWENTSAKAMIETRPLFVKDRILYGAWDNYLYCVDAATGTLNWRWTENQNFYYSPAAAVPVTDGNAVYISVPDKHVSAIDLMLGKTIWRNKSFDAWESIGISQDGKRVFIKATHNKFFMADAATGKMIMESDMKSGLDTMPVELMEYDGKVLFTGKHGVIYMADHLKKETLPVLYAGTARAHTVQQISPGVFAASNIDGKILVFSLR; via the coding sequence ATGTTTACCAAGCGTTTAATAACTCTCGTTTTTCTTCTTTCATTCTCACTTAACGCACAGGACTATTCCTTCGCCTGGCTGACCGATATCCACATCGGCGCCCCCGGGGCAGAGGAAGATTTACTAAGCTGTGTGCAGGATATTAATAAACGATCCACCATTTCTTTTGTTGTGGCAACCGGCGATATTGCCGAAAAAGGAAGAGATGCCGAACTCACCAAAGCAAAAGAGATACTTGACCAGCTTAAAGTACCTTATTATATTATCCCCGGCAATCACGATACCAAATGGAGTGAAAGCGGCAACACCATCTTTAAGCAGCTCTGGAAAGATGATAAGTTTTATTTCCGGAAGGGAAGAACCGCGCACATCGGAATCAACAGCGGTGTTTATTGGCGGGGAGGCGGGGGTCATTTTACCGCTGAAGATCTTGTATGGCTTGATTCAATAGTAAACAAAGAATCCAAAGGTTTTGAACTCTACTTTTATTCACATCATCCTTTGGATGGAGATGTTCATAACTGGTTTAAGGCCGCAAACATCCTGAGAAAAGGAAATATAAAAGCGTTTTTCTGGGGCCACGGTCATAACAACCGGCTGAAAACCATTCATGGCATACCGGGCGCAATGGGAAGGTCCACCCTTAAAGGAAAAACCGTCTGGGGATATACCATTGCAGACAGCTATGCTGATTCCATCGTCCTCTATGAAGCAAATGGTGATACAACACTTAAAAGATGGGGGATGATTGATAAACGCACCTCCGCGCCGCTTGCCTCTGTAGATTCACTTCAGACGATTGCATATAACGCTAATCTTCTCTGGAGCAAAGAATTTCATTCAACCCTTTCGGCTCCGCTTCTTATATACGATAAGAAAATCTATGCTGCGTTTTATGACGGCACCATTCGCTGCTTTGACGCAAACGGCAGACTGCTCTGGACAAATACTGCTTTCGGGACAATTGTCTCAAGACCCGCAGCAGCCTCCAATATCCTTGCGGTGGGCACGGCTGAAGGAGAACTGCTTACCTATAATGCAACCACCGGGGCGCTTATTCAGAGCATAGGGCTTGAGAAGAAAATCACATCGCAGTTTACCATCATTAATTCTGTATATCAGGGAGAGAAAACTCTGGGAGTGGTTTTCGGAACATCAGACGGCACTCTCTATAACTATGATCTCTTCTTTCTGAATCTGATCTGGGAAAACACCTCAGCCAAAGCAATGATCGAAACGCGTCCGCTTTTTGTGAAAGACCGCATCCTGTACGGTGCATGGGATAATTACCTCTATTGCGTTGATGCTGCTACAGGCACGTTGAACTGGCGCTGGACGGAGAATCAGAATTTTTACTACTCCCCTGCTGCCGCTGTTCCGGTTACTGACGGAAACGCGGTATATATATCAGTTCCGGACAAACATGTCTCTGCAATCGATCTGATGCTCGGCAAAACCATCTGGCGGAATAAAAGTTTTGACGCATGGGAATCCATCGGCATCTCTCAGGACGGGAAAAGAGTGTTTATTAAGGCAACTCATAACAAGTTTTTTATGGCAGATGCAGCGACGGGGAAAATGATTATGGAGTCTGATATGAAGTCCGGACTTGACACTATGCCCGTCGAACTGATGGAGTATGACGGAAAAGTGCTTTTTACCGGAAAACACGGAGTGATATATATGGCAGATCATCTGAAAAAAGAAACCCTACCGGTGCTGTATGCAGGTACTGCGCGCGCGCATACGGTTCAGCAGATTAGTCCGGGCGTGTTTGCCGCGTCAAACATTGACGGTAAAATACTGGTTTTCAGTCTCAGATAA